In Thermodesulfobacteriota bacterium, the genomic stretch CGGGCGAGCTCGATGCCCCTCAGCCTGGTTCGTTCCGCATCATCGCGTCCGGTAAATGCCTTGAGAGAGGCAGGATAAGCGCGGAAGAGGCCGCCTCAGCAGCAGCGGCGGCCCTGGAGCGCAGGCTTTCGGCAATAAAACCAGGGGCAGTGCTTCTCATGGGAAGACATGCGGTCAGGGTCTTCTCTCAAAAAGATGAGGCGCCCGGCAAACCTTTCGAAAAGAACGGCCTTGTTTTCATGGCCACCTATTCGCCCGAGGAGATGCTCAAGTCCGGTCAGCGAAAAAAAGAGGCGCACGGACACCTGAAGGGGTTCATAAGGGCGGTAAGGCCCTAGCAGGGTGTTGGAAAACACCCTGCTAGGCGATCCACTGATGGATTGCCAAATCGCGAAGCAATACACAAACCGGGCAATTAGTGAGGCTTGGATGGTAAGCCGGACCTCACGGGCCCGTTTCAGCCGGTTCCGATTGAAACCCGCCCTTTTTCCTGCTAAAATCGGGGCATGGCAAATCTCTTAAGGCCCCTCCTCCTCCTTGCTGCCGCCATCCTCATACAGGCGTTCCCTTCCCATTCGTCAGCAAAAGAAATCCTATACGTAAAGGCCGAGGGTGTCGTGAACCCGGTCATGGCAGGTTTTCTCCTGGACAATTTCGAGGATGCCGCGGAGAGAAACGCCGAGGCCGTCGTTATTCAGCTCGACACGCCAGGCGGACTCGACCTTTCCATGAGGGACATCGTAAAGGCCATGCTCGCCTCTGAAGTGCCCGTTGTGGTCTATGTGGCCCCGGCAGGCTCGCGGGCCGGCTCCGCCGGGGTCTTCATGACCTATGCCGCGGACATAGCCGCAATGGCGCCGGGCACGAACATCGGCTCGGCGCACCCGGTCTCAATGGGCGGGGAAATGGACGAGACCATGGCCGAGAAGGTCGAGAACGACGCGGTCGCGTACATAAAGGGCATAGCCGCCAAGAGGGGAAGGAACGCCGAGTGGGCGGAGCTGGCGGTAAGGGAGTCGAAGAACATCACCGCCGAGGAGGCCCTTAACCTCGGGGTGATAAACATACTGGCCGCCGGCAGGGACGAGCTCATACAGAAACTCGACGGGATGAAGGTCGAGACCATAGCGGGCGAGAGGGCGCTTTCAACAAGCGGCAGCCGAGTGGTCGAGGTCGAGATGGACCTACGCTACAGGATACTCGGGGCCATAAGCAACCCCAATGTCGCCTATATACTCATGATACTCGGGCTCATAGGCATCTACTTCGAGCTCTCTAACCCGGGCGCGGTCTATCCGGGGGTCATAGGGGCCGTTTCGCTCATACTCGCCTTCTACGCCTTCCAGACGCTCCCGGTAAACTACGCCGGGTTCATCCTCATAGGGCTCGGCGTGATATTCTTCATATTGGAGCTTATGATCGTGAGCTACGGGCTTCTTGCGATAGCCGGTGTCGTTTCTCTACTTTTGGGGTCGCTCATGCTATTCGATTCGCCTGCGCCGTATTTCCGCATCTCCATCTGGGTGATACTCCCGGCAGTGATACTCATGACCGCCGTCGTAATAGGCGCCATGCTCTACGCGGTAAGGGTGCACAGGAGAAGGCCCGTAAGCGGGACCGACACCCTCGTCGGCTCGGTGGGGGTCGCCTCAGGGGACTTCGGGGGCGATGAAAAGGAAGGGAGCGTCTACGTCGAGGGCGAGTACTGGAACGCCGTAAGCGATGTGCCTCTAATAGTCGGGGAAAAGGTCAGGGTGGTCGAGGTGAGGGGGCTTTTGCTCAAGGTGACGAAAGCCTGACAGGCTGCTCAAAAAGCCCTTGAATGCGTCGTCTTCAAAATTGGCAACTCCGGCGTACAGGAAAGTACGCCTCATTCCTCATTTTTCGACTCCTTGCATCTTGGACTTTTTGCCTGAATAAAAACGAGTTTTCAGCAAGCTGTTAAAACCATTCGGATATCAAGGGCGGAAAGAAAGGGGAGGTAAATGGACATGGACTTCGGCATAGGCGCGGGTACGCTGGTACTGATTGCGCTGGCGGTGCTCTTTTTATGGAGCGCTGTAAAGATACTACCCGAGTACGAAAGGGGCGTAATATTCTTCCTCGGGCG encodes the following:
- a CDS encoding nodulation protein NfeD, with protein sequence MANLLRPLLLLAAAILIQAFPSHSSAKEILYVKAEGVVNPVMAGFLLDNFEDAAERNAEAVVIQLDTPGGLDLSMRDIVKAMLASEVPVVVYVAPAGSRAGSAGVFMTYAADIAAMAPGTNIGSAHPVSMGGEMDETMAEKVENDAVAYIKGIAAKRGRNAEWAELAVRESKNITAEEALNLGVINILAAGRDELIQKLDGMKVETIAGERALSTSGSRVVEVEMDLRYRILGAISNPNVAYILMILGLIGIYFELSNPGAVYPGVIGAVSLILAFYAFQTLPVNYAGFILIGLGVIFFILELMIVSYGLLAIAGVVSLLLGSLMLFDSPAPYFRISIWVILPAVILMTAVVIGAMLYAVRVHRRRPVSGTDTLVGSVGVASGDFGGDEKEGSVYVEGEYWNAVSDVPLIVGEKVRVVEVRGLLLKVTKA